The Pyrus communis chromosome 9, drPyrComm1.1, whole genome shotgun sequence genome has a segment encoding these proteins:
- the LOC137746235 gene encoding trihelix transcription factor GT-3b-like, with protein MEHHPHHFQHHHQQQHHPQQLQLQLQQQQQQQLQQQHPSTATVQVDASDRFPQWSVQETKDLLLIRAELDQTFMETKRNKLLWEVISTRMKEKGHHRSAEQCKCKWKNLVTRYKGCETMEPEAMRQQFPFYNELQAIFAARIQRMLWAEESGAASGSKKKTLSSDDEEDNEDSEAENKGSTARNKKKKVKMSNIGSSGTSGSASGNNVREILEGFMKQQMQMEMQWREEFQARENERRLKEMEWRQRMEALENERIMMETRWREREEQRRLREEARAEKRDALITALLNKLRREDM; from the exons ATGGAACATCATCCTCATCATTTCCAACATCACCACCAGCAGCAACATCATCCCCAGCAGCTTCAGCTTCAGCTTcaacaacaacagcagcagcagcttcaACAGCAGCATCCTAGTACTGCAACTGTACAGGTGGACGCGAGTGATAGGTTTCCTCAATGGAGCGTTCAGGAGACGAAGGACTTGCTTCTGATCAGAGCCGAGCTCGATCAGACTTTTATGGAGACGAAGAGAAACAAGCTTCTGTGGGAAGTGATTTCTACGAGGATGAAGGAAAAAGGTCACCATCGCAGCGCAGAACAGTGCAAGTGCAAGTGGAAAAACCTCGTTACTCGTTACAAG GGTTGTGAGACAATGGAGCCGGAAGCTATGAGGCAGCAATTCCCGTTTTACAATGAGCTACAAGCGATTTTCGCTGCACGGATCCAGAGAATGCTGTGGGCAGAAGAAAGCGGAGCTGCAAGCGGGTCGAAGAAGAAAACGCTTTCTTCAGACGATGAGGAAGATAACGAGGATAGCGAGGCAGAGAATAAGGGAAGCACGGCgaggaacaaaaagaaaaaggtgaagATGAGCAATATCGGAAGCAGCGGTACTAGTGGGAGTGCAAGTGGAAATAATGTGAGGGAGATATTGGAGGGGTTCATGAAGCAACAAATGCAAATGGAAATGCAATGGAGGGAAGAGTTTCAAGCAAGGGAGAACGAGAGGCGGTTAAAGGAGATGGAGTGGAGGCAGAGGATGGAAGCGTTGGAGAACGAGAGGATAATGATGGAGACGAGatggagggagagggaggagcAAAGGAGATTGAGGGAGGAGGCTAGAGCCGAGAAGAGGGATGCTCTTATAACTGCTTTGCTAAACAAGCTTAGAAGAGAGGATATGTAG